Below is a genomic region from Rosa chinensis cultivar Old Blush chromosome 5, RchiOBHm-V2, whole genome shotgun sequence.
CGCTTGTGCGGTAGCGTTCGTTCGTTCATTAATCCGCTCAGGAAGGTTTTGTAACAGCTCATATATCTCGGTGAACTCAGCCTCAGTAATGGTTCGCTCGCGGCGAAGAACCATCAAGTATTCCTAAGCTCTGGCAGGCGCACCTGGCAACAAGATGTCAAGACCTAGAAGTCGCTGCAACCCATCCCTTGCTTCATCTATGACTCCTGGAGGGGCCACTTCGAGTACGCGAACAAGTCTCTCCAGCCAAGAAGGGGGTTCGGAAGTTGGAGCAGGAGCATCAATATCAGCAGCAGCAGTAGGGGCCTCTTGGGGCTCTGTAACAGGGACCGTTTCTGGCTCCGGTTCGACATTTGCTCCTTCTCCCACTTCAGGGACATGGGGGGCAGGATCCTGGACCACCACATCTCCACCGACTGGGTCTGCCAGATCAGCGACAGGCACCTCTGCAGCGGTTGCTGTTTCCCCGACAGGATCAGGACTCTGTGGTTAAGAAGGACTTTTTAGAGTGCACAGAAAATAAAACAGACTAAGGCCTTCGGTTCAAAGTGTACCTCTACAGCCAGGGGCTCATGCAGAATTGCTATCGGCGCAGGCTCTTGAGTTGCTTCGTTAGGGAGGGGATCAAGCGCTACCTGCATTAAAGGTTGTGCAGTGATCGGTTCCTCAGGCGGCAAGTTTGAAGGGGCTATTCCTTCGTCCAGCTCGGGCGAGCTGTCGACTATAACCTGCACCGGAATCAAAGCCAAATGCACATCGCTGGCGTTGCTGGCGGGAGGTGGGAGATTACTAGAATCCGTGGTTGTTTGGGCCCGCGGGGCAGTTGTTCCTTCACCAGCAGCGGAAGAGCCTTCCCCAGTGTGTCCGGAGGGCCGGCGACGGATCTGCGAGTGAAACAGTTATAGGAGTTAGACTAAAAGATAGATAACGGctagtatgtttttttttctatctcttaccagtcgatcagcgagTGGTTCATCCTCTTCCCATGGGTCAGTGCGAGGGTCTGAGCGGTTGCGCTTGCGGGCCAGAGCAGCCGCGATCTGCCAAAATTGCAAAGTTAGACTTGATTCATCAGAGGCATGATCCTGAGAGTAGAGAGTTCTTACAGTTTGCGGATTATCATCGTCGGAAGAAGATTCCTCAGCTTCAGGTTCGGTGAGCACCGCTTTCTGCTTTCCAAACTGGCCAGCGGCTGGGGAAGTACGGATTGTGCGGGCACCAGAGCATGGCGTAGTTCCCTGACATAGCGAGGGGTGagtagaaagaaaataaaaaaaaattgcagaggaTAAGGTTCAGATACTTACCTCCGGAGGGGGTTCGCGGATTACAATACCAGCCTGTGCCGGGCGAGGAACTCGCGTCGGTTGTGTCGCCGGAAGAGGTTGGGACCGTGTCGCATCCTCGGGAAAGCGAGCGAGCACTTCAACATCGATAGGATAGGGGTTTTTCAGTTCTCCAAAGAGGGCTGCGAAGAGTTCGTCGTCTTACTGAGTCCAGCAATTAACTAAAACCTCCGCCCACCAGTCTTCGTATCCTTCTTCAGCCCCGTCCACAGCATCAATAACTTGGGCCCAGTCAGGAAGATCAACGAGCGCAAGCATACTTTGCGTCGGCACCGATCCAATGGGGGGCCCGAATCTACGCcaggaagtgttgtagttccaggcgttGTATAGAGGGAATGGCaccaattggacaaggccaAATTGGCGAGCGAAATGATTGGGAGCGTAGAGCTCATAGCTAAGTTCCTCGGCAGCGATCCTGATGTCTGAACAGGAGATTGCGCGACGAAAAGCCAAGCGTGCGCGATCAGTGTAGCGAGGATTGCCAGGAAGAAAGCCATATTCGAGTAAAGAGGGGCATTTTCTACCCAAAATTATGTCGCAGTATGGCATCTCGTTCAAAAGGTACAGATAAGAAAAACACTCGGAGTAAGGGGGGGATGAATACCTCCCCTCGCGGCAGAACCACCGACCCAAAAGTTGGTCGGCCGGTGGGAGTAACGGGATGTCATCACGACGGAAGAACGGGAAATAAGTTTGGATCCagaaatccaaaatccaaaagggGCCAGACATGCTAGTCTCAAATGGATGCATGGTGGCCTGGTATAGCATGCGGTAAAGGGCTCCTAATACTGGCTGCCTGAGTCCGATATTGAggccgttgtagagggtcgTCGCTAGAATAGTCCAAGTACCAGTGGGCTTGCAGGAGgaggtgcagaatatgaacttacagagccaatactccagaAAAGCGATTCCGCCGGTCGCATTATGTTCCCAGCTATAATACGCCAGCCATCGCGGGTAAGAGCCACTGTGGGCACTGCGACCGTGTTGGGCCATGGTCGAAGTAAAGTTGACAAaatcaaattgaccatgcacatagggtTCGCCATCGATGGGCAAGCCAGTGATGGCGAAAACATCCAACAGAGTAAcactcatttgaccaaatctaaagtcaaatgtgttggtggcggtattccagaaacaaaggaaagcagcGAGTGGCAAGCGATTGCCGCCGCGAGGAAGATTAAAACATAGATCGATAGTATGAGTGATACCTGCTGCGTTCCAACGAGCCAGATCCCTCGCCCGCGCTGCGCGATACCAAGAAGTCTCTGCTGCACTGATGGAGGACGGCCAATGTCCTATTTTGGCTCGATGATTCTGGACGCCCCAACTACTAAAATCTCCAggggtccttcggaggactgcaATGGGTCGACGGACTGGTAGGCCATAGAGAGCGATAGCGTCGTCAGGAATAGCATCTCGTGGCGCTGGACCCAGTCCGGTTTGGTGGTCGGAGAATCGAAGGAGCAGGGGTCGATGGATAGATGTGTGGAGATGAATGCGGGTACTAATGTTGGTTCCCCAAGTATGGGCAACCTTTTCGTTCAACTCTTCCTCTTGATCGATGATTAttttctttgggggagccatttctgggtttctgcgaAGGAGGTAATGGACGAAATGGATTTTTTTGGGCTTAAGAGACTGGAGGGGTTTCTGACGTGACAGGTCTAGCGGCTGTGGGTTTAAATAAGGatttttgtgagggaaacgatacgacagaaaggCGTTTTTGCAAACGAAAGGACGCAACCTTCATTAATGACATCGTTTCAAGCGATCGGCGcgtcgttttagtccccttcaagcAGTCACATCTTCGTGAGCCtgctttcggggcctggggggcaatgtttgagcccaaaagtaattttggcaagatcttttagtggatttagcatagcgggccgatacctgcggcccaaaaataagcctacttgggtttgggttacagcttcgcccattccgtaatccagaaggaaaacgaaaccttattggagtcaagtagcagagattgaataggaatcttcaatcaataatccttcggtagcaaggaacagtcgaagacctaggtataaatactagggttcAAGGACACAAAGGggacctctctctctcaactcaactaatcccagcgattacaaagcctccccggagcaaaccttcaacctcgttgaaacccggtgaccgcgcgccagtcctagtctctccaagagccgactgtcagcatcaccagatcaacccggcgaccgtgcttccagtcctagtctcctcgcgagccgactgccagtgctactgccaccgacacaaccagcgaagcaagggtaacgccctcgcaacccagcgaagctaaagtcacgctttagcaaaacccgtgctttctcacaacttcccagtgattgctctgcttagtctacaacactaagtatcgatacagtgaacgcgaagagatcacacccaaagtccttatccgtaaggcagaagtcctttcccgaaaggctagagaagaaccctgtggtgaggttggtgctctcctcacccacagcgcttgaagaagaagtcaggtcaagggactaccccgacgactgcaccccacggtgctggcacgcctgcgcaatcacacgctcaaaaaagacagtttgcacccctaCCGGATTTTCGCGTCAAACAAACTGCACAACAAAAGGTCTAGCAACAaattaatgtttcattcattagaAACAGCAACACTAATTAATCAAAGGCGCAAAAGTTGATGAGGTTAATGGACCATCAATTGCGTCTCATATGATCTGCTTTGCACATAATAATGTATCAAAGAGGAGAAGACATTCATCCTGAAACAACTAACAAAAAAGATGAAGGAATATCAATATATCTCAGTAGAAGTTTCACCTGACCAACCGCACAAGCGGTTACTATTCTCCGATCATTCGTGACAGGCATTATCTTTGTCTGAGATACCATCTTCAAGTGTCCAGAATCATAAGAGAGTCTTCTAGTTTTAGTTTCCCAGTTCCAAAATATGACTTGTTTATCATAAGACCCTGACACAAGGAGGTCACCAATGGAGTTGAATTCTATGGAGCTTACATAATCGTTATGCCCCTTTAATTCCCCATACATATCTAATTGCTTTAAGATGCTCTGCACAgtgcacacacaaaaaaaaaatgttaaattTGTGTAACTTGACTATTCGTAATGATCAGTGGCAGACTGTCCGTTCCTATGCTGGCCTTAGACTAGTAGTCTACCATGTGTTGACGCGTTAATGGATATGAGATTACAACACTAGGCTTTTATTTTAGGCATATATTTAGCTGTTAACGCAAGTTTTTAACtggtttggaaaaagaaaaaagaaaaaaagaaagaaaagaacctGGTTAGCAGAGAACTGACGAGCAAAGCGTCTGGGTCGCCGTAGGCCCGTCTCTCGGTTGCAAATATCGAAGAAGCCATTAGTGATTTGCATTTTGTCACAGTGAAGTTAGAAGCATACGTAGGTACAGAGAGAAAGGAGGGTTTCGCGGGAAGAGATAATCGAATGACTAAACTTCGGCTGTTGGATTGTTCAAATGCAaaccataaaaataaaaattacggTTGTTGGGAAGGACACAGAGTTAAGAGTCTTACATGGAGAAGGATACACACAATCTAACATGGAATCAAAATTTCGTCTGTGAACGGATTGTGCCGCCAAATACTTGACGTCAAAGTGCGACTCGactcttttttatcttttttggaAGATTTTTGACGACGAAACTTTCGTTGCTGCTTAGAGGATTTTCTTAATGAACCATTTGTCAgaaaaatgcattttttttattttttattttttgtatggGACACTTTTACTGCCCACATTGTGCTGACAAAATATTTATCAGCAGAATGTCtcgctttttatttatttttaatttttatttgatgATTTTTTTCCTATGAGATTCTCGTTGTTTAAAAGATTTTTCATGCTAGTAAATTTTTGAAAGAAGAAAGTAACTTTCTTGTgagtcacaattcagaaaagaatgcggctattgccaccataCTAATTATTTTGTTCATCGGTTCACTCTACaagtttatgatttatgaaaataCTAAAATTGcctaatataaaattacaataagaacaatatcttattaaaaattacaattagtTTTCTTATTACCCCTACAAAATATGTATTTAAACTTCATTCTTAATCTTTTAATTCATCTGTAAACCCAGTAAGACTTCATGAAATTGATTGAAAGAGACAAGGAGGAAGCCAAAAACAACTGAGAGAGATGTGGAGGAagtcaaatagaaaaagaattcaAGTTAAACCTTATATTGGAAAAAGGTAGTTTGGATACTGCAAATAGGTGAACAAAGTAaacatgaaattaaaaaaatgtgtAGGGTGAGAACTGAGAAGAGAATGTAAGGTGAACAAAATAATTAGTAAGGTGGCAATAACTGCAcccttcaaaaaataaaaaatagttttTGATCGTTGTTATGAAGAGGCACTAGATTATTAGAAGATTAAGccccgttctctctctctctctctctctctcgttgaaTGATTAAGTCTGGTACTCTGATGCTAACTTTGTAAGAAAGTTGGTCCCctcattctctttctctctcgttGAATGATTAAGTGGTACTCAGATGCTAGCTTTGTAAGAAAGTTGGTCCCctcattctctttctctctcgttGAATGATTAAGTGGTACTCAGATGCTAGCTTTGTAAGAAAGTTGGTCCCCTCATTTTGGTGCGCTTTGATACGATGGCTGTGATTGTGTACTACGGGAGATCCATGGCACTTTAATAACGCCATGGTAGAGGAGTCTTTTGCTGATCACTATGACCGACCTTGGTAAAAAAATTTGTACAACTACAACAGTTGGATGCAATTGCAAAAATCTCCCTCCAACTCTGAAAACTAAATATATGCGAGAAGTATTGGAGTTATGTTCGGTTTGATGGTTGCAATTGATAGGTTTAGTGTGATGCCTATGTCGCCGGGCGGTTCATGTTTGGATTGACCTAGCTTTGAGCAGTGTTGTTTGGTTGCGGCTACAATTGAAATTGGCTCCTATGACAGAGGTTAAAATCTTTTTTCTCAATGAGAAGGTTATCAAAGTATGTGCATGTTGTCATTGTTTGGAGCACTCTCCATAAGGATGTTGAGGTCAGGGCTAGGTATAAACCGAGCTGAAGTTGCAAAACCGGCCAAATCGGCCCAGAAAATCGACTCGGGGAACGAATCGGACGAAATACGACAAAAAAAGTCATTTTTCTGAACCTGACCAGTTTTTCCGGTTCTAGATCGGGTTTAGTCGCTGAACTGACAGGATTAAAACCAAACAGACcgaataattaaatatttaatttttatttaaattatattatttttaatggTTGTCGAGTTTTTATTGGTTGAAATCAGGTTACACATAGAACCTAATGCACCTGATTCCTCTCAATAGAAGAAACCCCTAAGACTAAAGTTAAACTATGAGGCCGTCATCTCTCTTGTCTCTCTCATCAGAATATGTCGTCTCTCTCAAACTCTCGTCCCTCTCGTCTCAACCCCTTCGACCTTCTCATCTCATCTCTCTCATACTAAGGACGACAACCAACGCTGATCAATGCAACCTACCAACGACTGCCAATCAACCGAAAGGGCGGACCTGAAAATTCGAGTCACCCGAATTtttctaggcctcatcaacgagctgggctgggccgggccgggccttactccattttaaatagtagcgggccgggccgggctaagccttgcgggttttatttacaaataaatctttaaagataatattttttataaacttatatttatatatcatacactacaaagagaaacctctatcaacttaaataaaatggaaaaaccgaccgttggatgagattattataataaattatgagtgtggtaaaaaatttatccaatttcaccatattttcgaatccgatcgaattagtcaaccgtcgttacttgtatgttttcttggttgaccaatggcatgacgaccgcgaaacgtgcttattttttcacgtcacgtctgtaaatatttcatcgatggatgtgcgtggacataagattaaaatttcaattttaattgcaaagatgttagcctatatcaatttgcctcctaaattcgtatgacttgtatattgcatttaaattgttgaggttcattctaaaacaaccatgaagtggaaaatgaatttagagaaatcaaccgctcgattgaaagattgtaatgttttatggtgattgtaaaaaattcagctaatttgattctcgtttcgaattcgatcaattaggtcaaatttagttactcttataaacctatatctatatatcatacactccaaagagcaacccctatcaattcaaagaaaatggaaaaatggaccgttggatgacattattacaataaattatgagtgtggtaaaaaaatttagccaatttcaccatattttcgaatccaatcgaattggtcaaccattgtcacttgtatgttttcctagttgaccgatggcatgacgaccacaaaacgtgcttattttttcacatcacgtctgtaaatatttcatcgatggatgtgcgtggacataagataaaaatttcaattttaattacaaagatgttggcctatattaatttgcctccaaaagttgtatgacttgtatattgcatttaaattgttgaggttcattttaaagcaaccatgaagtagaagatgaatttagagaaatcaaccactcgattgagagattgtaatgttttatggtgattgtaaaaaattcagctaatttgattctcgtttcgaattcgatcaactaagtcaaatttagttactcttataaatctatatctatatatcatacactccaaagagcaacccctatcaattcaaagaaaatagaaaaatggaccgttggatgacattattacaataaattatgagtgtggtaaaaaatttagtcaatttcaccatattttcgaatccgatcgaattggtcaaccgtcgtcacttgtatgttttcttggttgaccgatggcatgacgaccgcgaaacgtatttattttttcacatcacgtttgtaaatattccatcgatcgatgtgtgtggacatgagataaaaaaaattaattttaattacaaacacattggcctataccaattttcttcctaaagttgtatgacttatacattacatttaaattgttgaggttcattataaagcaaccatgaagtggaaaatgaattcagagaaaccaaccgctcgatggagagattgtaatgttttatggtggttgtagaaaattcagccaatttggttctcgtttcgaattcgatccactaggtcaaacttagttactcttataaacttatatttatatatcatacacttcaaagagcaacccctatcaattcaaaaaaaataaaaaaacagaccgttggatgagtttattacaataaattatgagtgtggtaaaaaatttagtttagccaatttcaccatattttagaatccgatcgaattggtcaaccgatatgtagaatatatatatgcactaatgcacatattctatatagaagtataagaacttccacacacacacacacacacacacatatatatatttagatacatatatatatatatatgtatatatctatatctatatctatatctatatatatatatatatatatatatatatatatatatatatatctatatatatatatataaacacacacacacacatacatatatatatatatatatatatatctctctatatatagatacatatatctctatatatatctatatctatatatatatatataaatataaacacacacacacacacacacacatatatatatatatatatatctctatattatatatatatatatatatatatatatatatataaacacacacacacacacacacatacatatatatatatatatatatatatatatctatatatatatataaacacacacacacacatacacatacatatatatatatatatatatatatatatatatataaacacacacacaaatataaatctatatgtgtgtgtgtgtgtatatatatatatttataaacacacacacaaatatctacatatatatatatataaaatattttacgggcttttacgggccttTGGCGGGCTGGGCCTACGAGCCGGGTCGGGTTTTAatgggcttttggcgggccggcccactacccatcGAGGCGGTatttttaacgggccgggctgggcttttagccctcagggctggcgggcctccatcagcccacttgatccgcgggctttttgatgaggcctaaattTTTCTGCCCAGCCCATTAAGATTCAGTTTCCAGTCCAAAAATTAAGCCCATCGAATAATGCGTATCGGATGCGGTTTTGGCCTATAACAGACCTATGCCCACCCCTAGTTGAGGTGATGTTCTTGTGGTGGATTAGTTGAGGCTCATATTTCCAAGTCTCCTTTGAAAATTCCTTTGACAAGATGAAGGCCAGGGTTGTTCTATTTCTCAGCTCCTCGGTGTAAATTATCAAACCATGTTGCTGGAATGTGTTGTACACTACCTGAATGTTGCCTTAAAAGGTGTGCATAAGCATACTAAGGTTGATGAATGACTAAAAGAAGTCCAAGTTACTCGCACAAATCAATAAACATAATTGGTCGATGGTCGGAATGGATTTAAATCACTGAGGAATGGACGGTTGGATAACATCAAGTGCACTTTTTTATTGTTAAAAAAGAGTTTGACTACAAATATCAAAAGCTGAGATCACCTAATAggtgttgggtcacttacatTGTTGGTGCATAGAAAAATTTTCGGTCGATAGCTACTCCCCACATTTTGTATTTGGAGTCGCACATGGCCATTTGCGACTTGCatgatttgtgtgtgtgtgtgtgtgtggtatcTTGTCAAATCCTCAACATTTCTTTAGTTCTAGTTTGCTACACCCAAAAAGAAGTAGACATGATCCATTCAAGATGCCAAGATGATGAACATTGGGTTTTAAGACAGTACTCAATGGTGGCTTAACCAACTAGGTTTGGAATGTTGACCTGGTCAAGGCTTGAACAGGTACGCTGATAAGACATTTAGTTAGAAGAGATCACGGGAGTGCTGGGTGATAGTGTCGATGTCATTTTCAATGGATACCTTTCATAGGTTTTCGGCTTTCTTATACTCTAAAGgtaaaatcataaataaaaacaaaaagaaatgtgGATAATGTATTACAATAAGAATTAAGGCTATCAATGTATTTGGTTGTGTCATGTCAAGGTATTAGACGTGTGACAATAGACAATCTCAAACCTAACTTGTTTATCAAAGGGGTGGTCAGTGATGACTCGTCAAGTAGTTTAGTAAACTTATTGTGTCGGGTTAAATCTGATGACCCATTTAAACCATGATGGGTCATCACTTGACTCATTTAAGACATTAAacctttaaataaaaaaataaaaaataaaaatacttgCCTTGATCCTATTAATAAAAGGGTTTCGTGTTAGCAACTGACGTGCAAATAACCCTTTTATTAAATGGGTTTTGGCGGATCGACAGGCAAATGACTCACTTTTTAATCATGTGTGTGTACTCTATTTTATTTCGTGCGGATTTTGAGTTATATTATTGGGTCATATCGAAATTAAGTGTCCAAGTAAGAACCATAGTTAGGGGTGTCAACGAGTTTGGTTGGGTCAAATCTTAACTGTCCTAGTAAGAACCACAGTCAGGGTTGTCAACGAGTTTGGTTGGGTCAAGTCTTAAGTGTCCTAGTAAGAACCACAGTCAGGGGTGTCAACGAGTT
It encodes:
- the LOC112164876 gene encoding WD and tetratricopeptide repeats protein 1-like, encoding MQITNGFFDICNRETGLRRPRRFARQFSANQSILKQLDMYGELKGHNDYVSSIEFNSIGDLLVSGSYDKQVIFWNWETKTRRLSYDSGHLKMVSQTKIMPVTNDRRIVTACAVGQFV